One Odontesthes bonariensis isolate fOdoBon6 chromosome 17, fOdoBon6.hap1, whole genome shotgun sequence genomic window carries:
- the LOC142366461 gene encoding uncharacterized protein LOC142366461 yields the protein MLLGVVILLSLRESTGQSTKSTTVGETITTTNEAPPSITEKPSPLQLVAKPDYPVAAGQRVHLCCSAPTEPAVIIWFRKHLHNETWKQVGNGLELILTEPEQSGVYHCNANIWPSQQSPNHTVFIIAIQTTVGEKLGIAAFVLSLSIIICLPLLHIQRFCHTVTTPRTAVEGVGKPEVVSKGEPPQANSDKDVYMNYTSTSAYSNLDPTIMTGENVYSSLS from the exons ATGTTGCTTGGCGTTGTTATACTCCTCTCTCTGCGTGAGAGCACAG GTCAATCCACAAAAAGCACTACTGTCGGAGAAACTATAACGACTACGAATGAAG CTCCTCCCTCCATCACAGAAAAGCCGTCTCCGCTGCAGCTGGTGGCCAAACCAGACTATCCAGTTGCAGCAGGTCAAAGAGTCCACCTGTGTTGCAGTGCTCCCACTGAACCAGCTGTCATCATTTGGTTCCGGAAACACTTGCACAACGAAACCTGGAAACAGGTGGGAAATGGTCTGGAACTAATTCTCACTGAGCCAGAGCAAAGTGGGGTGTACCACTGCAATGCAAATATCTGGCCATCTCAACAGAGCCCAAATCACACAGTTTTTATCATCGCCATTCAAACCACAg TGGGAGAGAAATTAGGAATAGCTGCCTTCGTGCTTTCCCTGAGCATCATCATCTGTCTTCCATTGCTGCACATTCAAAGATTCTGTCACACCGTGACCACTCCAAGAACTGCAGTTGAAG GTGTTGGGAAACCTGAAGTGGTATCAAA AGGAGAGCCACCACAAGCTAACAGTGACAAAGATGTCTACATGAATTACACAAGCACCAGCGCCTACAGCAATTTGGATCCCACCATTATGACTGGGGAAAATGTGTACTCTAGTCTGTCATGA
- the ptafr gene encoding platelet-activating factor receptor translates to MSAEQAVTGTSVVESTANSTFLDSKFRYVLFPVIYAIIVVLGFFANIYILFVLWCLRGAKAMGEIRIYMINLTIADVLYVCTLPFWIGYYLHEGNWVYGEFMCQVSGSFYYINTYGSILFLGAISFNRYLAVTRPLDMASSDHRCRGIVVCVVIWTFTVSISIPNMTQKGTHVDSDNFTRCFEGYHNETNDDKRKVAITHFLIIGMFFVVFVLVVVFNVLIAWALLNQKTPQSEFRSKTIISRKSNRALSTSCKKPRGMKRRALQMLLAVVGVFVLCFLPHHIIQGPWALAVLNITDGWGHMDWDQDARQSLNDAHQIALALMSLNSIFDPVVYYFATRKFQKLIVTHFKKLVKGESCSHTVTSHVSIDSRDQSQKLHSIHHQPKEE, encoded by the exons ATGTcg GCAGAACAAGCTGTTACAGGAACTTCTGTTGTGGAGTCTACAGCCAACTCAACATTCCTGGACTCCAAGTTTCGCTATGTGCTCTTCCCAGTCATCTATGCCATCATCGTGGTTCTGGGCTTCTTTGCCAACATCTACATACTGTTTGTCTTGTGGTGCCTCCGTGGAGCAAAGGCCATGGGAGAGATCCGCATCTACATGATCAACCTGACCATCGCTGACGTCCTTTATGTGTGCACCCTTCCCTTTTGGATTGGTTATTATCTTCATGAGGGTAACTGGGTCTATGGTGAGTTCATGTGCCAGGTGTCGGGCTCATTCTATTACATCAACACCTACGGTTCCATCCTCTTCCTTGGAGCCATCAGCTTCAACCGATACCTGGCGGTCACTCGGCCTCTGGACATGGCCTCTTCAGACCACAGGTGTCGCGGGATCGTCGTGTGCGTTGTTATCTGGACGTTCACTGTGTCAATATCCATTCCAAATATGACACAAAAAGGGACACACGTAGACTCAGACAACTTCACGCGTTGTTTTGAGGGCTACCACAATGAAACAAACGATGACAAGAGGAAAGTAGCTATAACTCATTTCTTAATAATTGGAatgttttttgttgtctttgtcCTTGTTGTGGTGTTCAATGTCCTTATTGCTTGGGCTTTACTTAATCAAAAAACTCCCCAGTCAGAATTTCGCTCCAAAACAATCATATCCAGAAAGTCCAACAGAGCCTTGTCAACCTCATGTAAAAAGCCCAGAGGGATGAAACGTAGGGCTCTGCAGATGCTGTTAGCGGTAGTGGGAGTATTTGTTCTGTGTTTCCTGCCCCACCACATAATTCAAGGCCCCTGGGCACTGGCAGTCCTAAACATCACAGATGGCTGGGGCCACATGGACTGGGACCAGGACGCCCGTCAATCACTTAATGACGCACATCAGATCGCCTTGGCTCTCATGAGCCTCAACAGCATTTTTGATCCTGTGGTCTATTATTTTGCCACACGGAAGTTTCAGAAGTTGATTGTGACCCACTTTAAAAAGTTAGTAAAGGGAGAGAGCTGCTCCCACACGGTCACCTCACATGTGTCCATAGACAGTAGAGATCAGAGCCAGAAACTTCACAGCATTCACCACCAGCCCAAAGAGGAATAA